In Polaribacter sp. L3A8, a genomic segment contains:
- a CDS encoding acyl-CoA carboxylase subunit beta, translating to MDLNFNKNEDYNKLLSSDLRKRFAKVKLGGGQKRIDKLHKKGKMSARERVDYLLDSNSKSIEIGAFAGEDMYAEHGGCPSGGVVVKMGYIKGKQCIVVANDATVKAGAWFPITGKKNLRAQEISIENKLPIIYLVDSAGVYLPLQDEIFPDKEHFGRIFRNNAIMSSMGITQISAVMGSCVAGGAYLPIMSDEALIVDKTASIFLAGSYLVKAAIGESIDNETLGGATTHCEISGVTDYKAKDDKDALDKIKFIVDKIGDYDKAGYSKTEAFPPKENEDDIFGILPRERNAQYDMLEIIKRLVDNSEFEQYKEGYGKTILTGYARIDGWAVGIVANQRKLVKTQKGEMQFGGVIYNDSADKATRFIANCNQKKIPLVFLQDVTGFMVGSKSEHGGIIKDGAKMVNAVSNSVVPKFTVIIGNSYGAGNYAMCGKAYDPRLIVAWPSAELAVMSGNSAAKVLLQIEKASLLKKGEEITPEKEAELFDKIKSRYDKQISPYYAAARIWTDAVINPLKTRDWISMGIEAANHAPITKQFNMGILQV from the coding sequence ATGGATTTAAACTTCAATAAAAACGAAGATTACAATAAATTGCTATCATCAGACTTAAGAAAAAGATTTGCAAAAGTAAAATTGGGTGGAGGTCAAAAAAGAATTGACAAACTGCACAAAAAAGGCAAAATGAGTGCAAGAGAACGCGTTGATTATCTTTTAGATAGTAATTCTAAATCTATAGAAATTGGTGCTTTTGCTGGTGAAGATATGTATGCAGAACATGGCGGTTGCCCTTCTGGAGGTGTTGTTGTAAAAATGGGTTATATAAAAGGAAAACAATGTATCGTTGTTGCTAATGATGCTACTGTAAAAGCAGGTGCTTGGTTCCCAATTACAGGAAAAAAAAATTTACGAGCACAAGAAATATCCATAGAAAACAAATTACCAATTATTTATTTAGTAGATTCTGCTGGCGTTTATTTGCCTTTGCAGGATGAAATTTTTCCAGACAAAGAACATTTCGGACGTATTTTTAGAAACAACGCCATTATGAGTAGCATGGGCATTACACAAATTTCTGCAGTTATGGGAAGCTGTGTTGCGGGTGGTGCTTACTTGCCAATAATGAGCGACGAGGCTTTAATTGTTGATAAAACTGCTAGTATATTTCTTGCCGGAAGTTACCTTGTAAAAGCGGCTATTGGAGAATCTATAGACAATGAAACTTTAGGCGGAGCAACAACACATTGCGAAATTTCTGGAGTTACAGATTACAAAGCTAAAGACGATAAAGACGCATTAGATAAAATAAAATTTATTGTTGATAAAATTGGCGATTATGACAAAGCAGGTTATAGTAAAACCGAAGCTTTTCCGCCAAAAGAAAATGAAGATGATATTTTCGGAATTCTACCTAGAGAAAGAAACGCTCAATATGATATGTTAGAAATCATAAAACGTTTGGTAGACAATTCTGAATTTGAACAATATAAAGAAGGCTACGGAAAAACTATTTTAACTGGTTATGCCAGAATTGATGGTTGGGCAGTTGGTATTGTTGCCAATCAACGTAAGTTGGTAAAAACGCAAAAAGGAGAAATGCAATTTGGTGGCGTAATCTATAATGATTCTGCAGATAAAGCTACCCGTTTTATTGCCAATTGTAATCAGAAAAAAATTCCGTTGGTTTTTTTACAAGACGTTACTGGGTTTATGGTAGGCTCAAAATCAGAACACGGAGGCATAATAAAAGATGGTGCTAAAATGGTAAACGCTGTTAGTAATTCTGTGGTTCCTAAATTTACAGTTATTATTGGAAATTCTTACGGAGCAGGTAATTATGCCATGTGTGGTAAAGCTTACGACCCAAGATTAATTGTTGCGTGGCCAAGTGCAGAATTAGCCGTTATGAGCGGAAATTCTGCCGCTAAAGTATTGTTACAAATAGAAAAAGCTTCTTTATTAAAAAAAGGAGAAGAAATAACCCCAGAAAAAGAAGCGGAGTTATTCGACAAAATAAAATCGCGTTACGACAAACAAATTTCTCCATATTATGCAGCTGCAAGAATATGGACAGATGCAGTTATTAATCCCTTAAAAACTAGAGATTGGATTTCTATGGGAATTGAAGCTGCAAACCACGCTCCTATTACAAAACAATTTAATATGGGAATTTTACAGGTTTAA
- a CDS encoding T9SS type B sorting domain-containing protein, with amino-acid sequence MRKSFLFGLFIFISCIAFQNINAQLSKKHYLPPITSDEAIDNQYIYISTPKSSNVSFTIKPIGKPASEEITGTVSNATPFFTTSTIVGTQLFQEPGQTATIINDKGYIIEANDVIYVSVRMISAGRANQASAIVSKGLSALGTEFRMGGFPSTNPANGHLNFVSVMATEDNTNVTFDDFTPGININNYEGPIPFTKTLNEGESFIVSVSFDRGGTPSDLLGTLIKSDDENKPIVVNSGSATGTFDTPTNLRDYGIDQIVDAKKIGDEYIFVKGDGENAWENILIVAHHDNTEVFINDNLTAETTIAKAGEWYVIEGNEYSTNGNMYVKTSQPVFAYQGVGANDRAANQGLFFVPPLNCESTGFVDNIPNIDKIGFNTFEGGVSIVTKKGATLIIEENSTNTNHTIDGPKDILGNSNYVTYKVTNLSGNVTVKSLIGDAATELYCSYFNQNGAATSGGFYSGFPSKPEINFNVNIETLGNCLGNNLKLEAANTELFDGGIQWQLYNETTLNWVTKSTENAYTPLPTEPGRYRLVGKVICTGTEFISVEIPISICPDDYDKDGIIDNVDVDIDNDGILNCDESLGDKIIDLSDINTPTVTDDLTTINANLITENTTFTGDATGSFTSVANASGTSNSTYSLDFNDNINFKLTQNSTKDHTISDNEYFILRLSQADKNITLLDPDNQILVDSNFDDEFEDDFTQFSASVIKFKFKTDLVGGTSTFQFVANQIKNISFEHNNNISSDISTFNGTIGLTCFTLDSDGDGIENMFDLDSDNDGIPDISEVSSPQITLLKTDANLDGLDDAFNGLITNIDTDNDGVKNYLDYDTDNDGIFDSTEANHGLDVNFNGTVDTFIDINKNGLADSLENDTTVQTLSLKYTIADTDGDNVFNFLELDADNDGCNDVIEAGFTEYNNDGILFANSFSVDKNGKVKNPDDGYTNPNSDYITSAPIELITPFTDVTFCESATDTITIDATANGFQWELSTDDGATWNTITDNAVYLGSNTNSLQITNTPYSYNNYQYRVALTRTGNSCGLTSAPITLTVNPKPIILNNPAALFQCDTNSDLQTTFNLTEAEISISTDADHTFKYYKTKMDAENGVQEVNDKTSYFVAVNGEAWVRTTSTATTCHTISKINLTVSYTPNQTFEDTFYQCDDFLDAEGNNTVNNSDTDGITFFDLSSVPDKITTDTNKRVEFYETDEDRTKSINQITETQSLSNYRNTNHPYLGSAIAIYYKIIDKTNNNCQGIGEFNLEVNKIPEFSVKGETPDAPIIICAKNVPYTLEIQSLFKDDYDYKWTDKVGNTVGGNSPTLSVSDQGEYTVTASSRETTICSRTRTIVVLKSNFENLENSFVTVTDDISGFSANLSIRIDIPTNPLINEEFQYALENENGNIVRPFQDDNIFNNVEGGVYKIIVENKDGCGTSSLIVSVIQFPKFFTPNGQQNKTWTIKGTNSSFYQPNSTINIFNRYGKLVAQTSVDGEGWDGTYSGKTLPSDDYWFTVQLIPIDPNKMPILKKGHFSLLRQ; translated from the coding sequence ATGCGCAAAAGTTTTTTATTCGGTTTATTCATTTTTATCAGTTGTATTGCTTTTCAGAATATAAATGCTCAATTAAGCAAAAAACATTATTTACCGCCAATTACAAGTGATGAAGCTATTGACAATCAATACATTTATATCTCTACCCCAAAAAGTAGTAATGTTTCTTTTACGATAAAACCAATAGGAAAACCTGCTTCCGAAGAAATTACTGGTACAGTTTCTAACGCTACCCCTTTTTTTACAACATCTACCATAGTTGGTACACAATTGTTTCAAGAACCAGGTCAAACAGCTACTATAATAAACGATAAAGGATACATTATAGAAGCCAATGATGTTATTTATGTTTCTGTAAGAATGATCTCTGCAGGTAGAGCAAATCAAGCATCTGCCATTGTAAGTAAAGGGCTTTCTGCCTTAGGTACAGAATTTAGAATGGGAGGTTTTCCTAGTACAAACCCTGCTAATGGGCATTTAAATTTTGTATCTGTAATGGCCACTGAAGATAACACCAATGTAACTTTTGATGATTTTACGCCTGGTATTAACATTAACAACTATGAAGGACCTATTCCTTTTACAAAAACTTTAAATGAAGGAGAAAGTTTTATTGTATCGGTTTCTTTTGATAGAGGTGGAACTCCTAGTGATTTATTAGGTACGCTTATAAAATCTGACGATGAAAACAAACCTATTGTTGTAAATTCTGGTTCTGCAACCGGTACTTTTGATACTCCTACCAACCTTAGAGATTATGGGATAGACCAAATTGTTGATGCTAAAAAAATTGGAGACGAATATATTTTTGTAAAAGGTGATGGAGAAAACGCTTGGGAAAACATACTAATTGTTGCACATCATGACAATACAGAAGTATTTATAAATGATAATTTAACAGCAGAAACTACCATCGCAAAAGCAGGAGAATGGTATGTAATAGAAGGTAATGAATATTCTACCAATGGAAATATGTATGTAAAAACTTCACAACCTGTATTTGCATATCAAGGTGTTGGTGCAAATGATAGAGCTGCAAACCAAGGGCTCTTTTTTGTTCCTCCTTTAAATTGCGAAAGCACAGGCTTTGTAGATAACATTCCTAATATAGATAAAATAGGTTTTAATACTTTTGAAGGAGGAGTTTCTATTGTTACAAAAAAAGGAGCAACACTAATTATTGAAGAAAATTCTACAAATACAAACCACACAATCGATGGTCCAAAAGACATTCTTGGTAATAGTAATTACGTAACATATAAAGTAACAAATCTTTCTGGAAACGTTACCGTAAAAAGTTTAATTGGTGATGCTGCAACAGAACTCTACTGCTCTTACTTCAATCAAAACGGAGCGGCAACTTCTGGTGGCTTTTACTCAGGTTTCCCTTCTAAACCAGAAATTAATTTTAACGTTAACATAGAAACTTTAGGCAACTGTCTTGGTAATAATTTAAAATTAGAAGCTGCAAATACCGAGTTATTTGATGGTGGTATACAATGGCAACTGTATAATGAAACTACCTTAAATTGGGTAACAAAAAGTACCGAAAATGCTTATACTCCTTTGCCAACAGAACCCGGTAGATACAGATTAGTTGGTAAGGTTATATGTACAGGTACAGAATTTATTTCCGTAGAAATACCAATTAGTATTTGTCCTGATGATTATGACAAAGATGGGATTATAGACAATGTAGATGTTGATATTGACAACGACGGAATTTTAAATTGTGATGAGTCTTTAGGTGATAAAATCATTGATTTATCAGATATTAATACTCCAACAGTTACAGATGACCTAACAACAATTAATGCAAATTTAATTACAGAAAACACAACTTTTACTGGAGATGCAACTGGTAGCTTTACCTCTGTTGCAAATGCTAGTGGTACATCAAACTCGACTTACTCATTAGATTTTAACGACAACATCAACTTTAAACTAACCCAAAACAGTACTAAAGACCATACCATTTCTGATAACGAGTATTTTATCCTGAGGTTATCACAAGCAGACAAAAATATTACCCTACTAGATCCTGATAATCAAATTTTAGTAGACTCTAATTTTGATGATGAATTTGAAGATGATTTCACTCAATTTTCTGCTTCAGTAATTAAATTTAAGTTTAAAACAGATCTTGTAGGCGGTACAAGTACATTTCAATTTGTAGCTAATCAAATTAAAAACATTTCTTTTGAGCATAATAACAATATTAGTAGTGACATTTCTACTTTTAACGGAACCATCGGTTTAACCTGTTTTACGTTAGATTCTGATGGAGATGGTATAGAAAACATGTTTGATTTAGACAGTGATAATGATGGGATTCCTGATATTTCAGAAGTTTCATCACCACAAATTACACTTCTAAAAACGGATGCAAATTTAGATGGTTTAGATGATGCTTTTAATGGTCTGATTACAAATATTGACACTGATAATGACGGAGTTAAAAACTATTTAGACTACGATACGGACAACGATGGTATTTTTGACTCAACAGAAGCTAACCACGGTTTAGATGTGAATTTTAATGGAACTGTAGATACTTTTATAGACATCAACAAAAACGGATTGGCAGATTCACTAGAAAATGACACCACAGTACAAACCCTTTCTTTAAAATATACAATTGCAGATACTGATGGAGATAACGTCTTTAATTTCTTAGAATTAGATGCTGATAACGATGGTTGTAATGATGTTATTGAAGCAGGTTTTACTGAGTATAATAATGATGGAATTCTTTTTGCAAATTCCTTTTCTGTTGATAAAAACGGAAAAGTAAAAAACCCTGATGACGGATATACAAACCCTAATTCAGATTACATTACAAGTGCTCCAATTGAATTAATTACGCCATTTACTGATGTTACTTTTTGTGAAAGTGCTACAGATACTATAACTATAGATGCTACAGCAAATGGTTTTCAATGGGAACTTTCTACAGATGATGGTGCTACTTGGAATACGATTACAGACAATGCAGTTTATCTAGGAAGCAATACAAATTCCTTGCAAATTACAAATACTCCATATTCTTATAATAATTATCAATATAGAGTTGCTTTAACTAGAACAGGTAATAGCTGTGGCCTTACTTCTGCCCCAATTACGTTAACCGTAAATCCTAAACCAATTATTTTAAACAATCCCGCAGCATTGTTTCAATGTGATACTAATTCAGATCTTCAAACAACCTTTAACCTTACAGAAGCAGAAATAAGCATTTCTACAGATGCAGATCATACTTTTAAGTATTATAAAACAAAAATGGATGCAGAAAATGGTGTCCAAGAAGTTAACGATAAAACAAGTTATTTTGTAGCTGTAAACGGAGAAGCTTGGGTAAGAACAACCTCTACCGCTACAACCTGCCATACCATTTCTAAAATTAATTTAACGGTTAGTTATACACCTAATCAAACTTTTGAAGACACTTTTTATCAATGTGATGATTTTTTAGATGCAGAAGGAAACAACACCGTTAACAATTCTGATACTGACGGAATTACCTTTTTTGATTTAAGTAGTGTTCCTGATAAAATTACAACAGACACTAACAAAAGAGTTGAATTTTATGAAACTGATGAAGATAGAACAAAATCGATAAACCAAATTACAGAAACACAAAGTTTATCTAATTATAGAAACACAAACCATCCATATCTTGGAAGTGCTATAGCTATTTACTACAAAATTATAGATAAAACAAATAACAACTGCCAAGGTATTGGTGAGTTTAACTTAGAAGTAAATAAAATTCCGGAGTTTTCAGTTAAAGGAGAAACTCCTGATGCTCCAATCATTATTTGTGCTAAAAATGTTCCATATACATTAGAGATTCAAAGTCTTTTTAAAGATGATTACGACTACAAGTGGACAGACAAAGTTGGAAATACCGTTGGTGGAAATAGCCCAACTCTATCAGTAAGTGATCAAGGAGAATATACCGTAACAGCTTCTAGTAGAGAAACCACTATTTGTTCTAGAACAAGAACTATTGTTGTTTTAAAATCTAATTTTGAAAACTTAGAAAATAGTTTTGTTACCGTAACAGACGATATTTCTGGTTTCAGTGCTAATTTAAGTATTCGAATAGACATCCCTACAAATCCTTTAATTAATGAAGAATTTCAATATGCTTTAGAGAATGAAAACGGAAATATAGTTCGTCCTTTTCAAGACGATAACATTTTTAATAATGTAGAAGGCGGAGTTTATAAAATTATTGTTGAAAACAAAGATGGTTGTGGTACTTCTTCATTAATCGTTTCTGTAATTCAATTCCCAAAATTCTTTACCCCAAACGGACAACAAAACAAAACATGGACAATAAAAGGTACCAACAGTTCTTTTTATCAACCAAACAGTACCATTAACATTTTTAACCGATATGGTAAATTAGTAGCCCAAACATCTGTAGACGGTGAAGGTTGGGACGGAACCTACAGTGGTAAAACATTGCCTTCAGACGATTATTGGTTTACAGTACAACTCATACCAATAGACCCTAATAAAATGCCTATTCTTAAAAAAGGACATTTTTCGCTATTAAGGCAATAA
- a CDS encoding ABC transporter permease, whose protein sequence is MLRLLTIEFHKLKHNSASKVLSLIYFGLLTSIALIATIKFDIGPIKFHLADMGIFNFPYIWHFNTYMASILKFFLLLVIVSMMANEYSYKTLKQNLIDGLSKKEFILSKFYTVVVFSLISTLFVFVVSLVLGLMYSDYNELSIITTNLEYLIAFFIKLVGFFSMGLFFGILVKRSAFAVGAMVVWLIGESMFKGYLFWAFRGAGNTSESVNNIMQFLPLEALSNLIKEPFSRLGAVRSIANQVGENITKSYDVDFSTILIVCAWTFIFIYSSFKLLQKRDL, encoded by the coding sequence ATGTTAAGACTACTTACTATAGAATTTCATAAACTTAAACACAACAGCGCCAGTAAGGTATTATCACTTATATACTTTGGGTTACTTACTTCTATTGCCTTAATTGCTACCATAAAATTTGATATTGGTCCAATTAAATTCCATTTAGCCGATATGGGCATTTTTAATTTTCCATATATCTGGCATTTTAACACGTATATGGCTTCCATTTTAAAATTTTTCTTATTATTGGTTATTGTTTCTATGATGGCGAATGAGTATAGTTACAAAACTTTAAAACAGAATTTAATTGATGGTTTAAGTAAAAAAGAATTTATTCTTTCTAAGTTTTACACCGTAGTTGTATTTTCATTAATTTCAACATTATTTGTTTTTGTAGTATCCTTAGTTTTAGGTTTAATGTATTCAGACTATAATGAACTGTCTATAATTACCACAAACCTAGAGTACTTAATAGCCTTTTTTATCAAACTAGTTGGCTTCTTTTCTATGGGGTTATTTTTTGGTATTTTAGTAAAACGTTCTGCTTTTGCAGTGGGTGCCATGGTAGTTTGGTTAATTGGAGAAAGCATGTTTAAAGGGTATCTTTTTTGGGCTTTTAGGGGTGCAGGTAACACCTCAGAATCTGTAAATAATATTATGCAATTTCTACCTTTAGAAGCATTATCTAACTTAATAAAAGAACCATTTTCTAGATTAGGTGCTGTTAGATCTATAGCAAACCAAGTTGGTGAAAACATTACTAAAAGTTATGATGTAGACTTCTCTACCATTCTAATTGTTTGTGCTTGGACATTTATATTTATTTACAGTTCTTTTAAACTACTACAAAAGAGAGATTTATAA